One genomic segment of Mycolicibacterium chubuense NBB4 includes these proteins:
- the rapZ gene encoding RNase adapter RapZ, producing the protein MRGDVRGGANGGEDLEAEGIDVLLVTGLSGAGRGTAAKVLEDLGWYVADNLPPELIARMVELGLAAGSRITQLAVVMDVRSRGFTGDLDFVRSELATRSITPRVLFLEASDDILVRRYEQNRRSHPLQGTQTLAEGIAAERNLLAPVRAVADLVIDTSSLSVHGLRESIERAFAGATVAHTNVTVESFGYKYGLPMDADTVMDVRFLPNPHWVDNLRPHSGQHPDVRDYVLGQPGAVEFLDSYHHLLDVVIDGYRREGKRYMTVAIGCTGGKHRSVAMAEALADRLQDSKLTVRVLHRDLGRE; encoded by the coding sequence ATGCGTGGGGATGTGCGTGGTGGCGCGAACGGTGGGGAAGACCTCGAAGCCGAGGGAATCGACGTGCTCCTGGTCACCGGCCTGTCGGGCGCGGGGCGCGGCACCGCCGCCAAGGTGCTCGAAGACCTCGGCTGGTACGTGGCCGACAACCTGCCTCCCGAGCTGATCGCGCGCATGGTCGAGCTCGGCCTGGCCGCCGGATCGCGGATCACCCAGCTCGCCGTCGTGATGGATGTGCGCTCCCGCGGCTTCACCGGTGACCTGGACTTCGTCCGCAGCGAGCTGGCCACCCGCAGCATCACCCCGCGGGTGCTGTTCCTGGAGGCCTCCGACGACATCCTGGTGCGCCGCTACGAACAGAACCGGCGCAGCCACCCGCTGCAGGGCACCCAGACACTGGCGGAGGGGATCGCGGCCGAGCGGAACCTGCTGGCGCCGGTGCGCGCCGTCGCCGACCTCGTGATCGACACCTCCTCGCTGTCCGTGCACGGCCTCCGGGAGAGCATCGAGCGTGCGTTCGCCGGTGCTACCGTGGCGCACACCAACGTCACGGTCGAGTCGTTCGGGTACAAGTACGGGCTGCCGATGGACGCCGACACGGTGATGGACGTCCGGTTCCTGCCCAATCCCCACTGGGTGGACAATCTGCGGCCGCACTCCGGCCAGCATCCCGACGTCCGGGATTACGTGCTCGGCCAACCGGGCGCCGTCGAGTTCCTGGACTCCTACCATCACCTGTTGGACGTCGTGATCGACGGATACCGCCGGGAGGGAAAGCGCTACATGACCGTAGCCATCGGGTGCACGGGCGGTAAGCACCGCAGTGTCGCGATGGCCGAAGCGCTGGCCGACCGGTTGCAGGACTCGAAGCTGACGGTGCGGGTGCTGCACCGGGATCTGGGCCGCGAATGA
- the gap gene encoding type I glyceraldehyde-3-phosphate dehydrogenase → MTIRVGVNGFGRIGRNFFRALDAQKAEGKNTDIEIVAVNDLTDNASLAHLLKFDSILGRLPYEVSLEGDDTIVVGEHKIKALEVKEGPAALPWGDLGVDVVVESTGIFTNAAKAKGHLDAGAKKVIISAPATDEDITIVLGVNDDKYDGSQNIISNASCTTNCLGPLAKVLNDEFGIVKGLMTTVHAYTQDQNLQDGPHKDLRRARAAAINIVPTSTGAAKAIGLVLPELKGKLDGYALRVPIPTGSVTDLTAELSKPGTVDEINAAFKAAAEGPLKGILKYYDAPIVSSDIVTDPHSSLFDSGLTKVIDNQAKVVSWYDNEWGYSNRLVDLVALVGKSL, encoded by the coding sequence GTGACGATCCGGGTAGGCGTGAACGGTTTCGGCCGTATCGGGCGCAACTTCTTCCGCGCACTGGACGCGCAGAAGGCCGAGGGCAAGAACACCGACATCGAGATCGTCGCCGTCAACGACCTCACCGACAACGCGTCGCTGGCGCACCTGCTGAAGTTCGACTCGATCCTCGGCCGCCTGCCCTACGAGGTCAGCCTCGAGGGCGACGACACCATCGTCGTCGGCGAGCACAAGATCAAGGCGCTCGAGGTCAAGGAAGGCCCCGCCGCGCTGCCCTGGGGCGACCTCGGTGTCGACGTCGTCGTCGAATCGACGGGCATCTTCACCAACGCCGCCAAGGCCAAGGGCCACCTGGACGCCGGCGCCAAGAAGGTCATCATCTCCGCACCGGCCACCGACGAGGACATCACCATCGTCCTCGGCGTCAACGACGACAAGTACGACGGCAGCCAGAACATCATCTCCAACGCGTCGTGCACCACGAACTGCCTCGGCCCGCTGGCCAAGGTGCTCAACGACGAGTTCGGCATCGTCAAGGGCCTGATGACCACCGTGCACGCCTACACCCAGGATCAGAACCTGCAGGACGGCCCGCACAAGGACCTGCGCCGCGCCCGCGCCGCCGCGATCAACATCGTGCCGACCTCCACCGGCGCCGCCAAGGCCATCGGCCTGGTCCTCCCCGAGCTCAAGGGCAAGCTCGACGGCTACGCGCTGCGGGTGCCGATCCCCACGGGTTCGGTCACCGACCTGACCGCCGAACTGAGCAAGCCCGGCACGGTCGACGAGATCAACGCCGCGTTCAAGGCCGCCGCCGAGGGGCCGCTCAAGGGCATCCTCAAGTACTACGACGCGCCGATCGTCTCCAGCGACATCGTCACCGACCCGCACAGCTCGCTGTTCGACTCGGGCCTGACCAAGGTGATCGACAACCAGGCCAAGGTCGTCTCCTGGTACGACAACGAGTGGGGCTACTCCAACCGCCTCGTCGATCTCGTCGCCCTGGTCGGCAAGTCCCTCTAG
- a CDS encoding LppX_LprAFG lipoprotein — MRTRLLAMLAALFAVVALVAGCSGSSSEKSGKELPDPTTLLRESAETTKAQTSAHLKLGVQGQIAELPVESLEGDLTQKPATAAKGTADIVFLGQRLQGVEFVVSGGDLYAALTSGGKLSNFGPASDIYDVAAILNPDVGLANVLTNFSDAKSEGRETVEDAQTVRITGNVSADAVNKIAPQIDAKGPVPGTAWVTEDGNHELMQARLEPSPGNSVTMTLSKWGEPVTVDKPAV, encoded by the coding sequence ATGCGAACCCGCCTGTTGGCAATGTTGGCCGCTCTCTTCGCCGTTGTCGCCCTGGTCGCGGGCTGCTCGGGCTCGTCCTCGGAGAAGTCCGGCAAGGAACTCCCCGACCCGACGACGCTGCTCAGGGAGTCGGCCGAGACGACGAAGGCCCAGACCAGCGCTCACCTCAAGCTCGGGGTGCAGGGGCAGATCGCCGAGCTGCCCGTCGAGTCGCTCGAGGGCGACCTCACCCAGAAGCCGGCGACGGCGGCCAAGGGCACCGCCGACATCGTGTTCCTGGGCCAGCGGCTCCAGGGTGTGGAGTTCGTGGTCTCCGGCGGTGACCTCTACGCCGCGCTCACCTCGGGCGGCAAACTGTCGAACTTCGGGCCGGCCTCCGACATCTATGACGTCGCGGCCATCCTGAACCCCGACGTCGGCCTGGCCAATGTGCTGACCAACTTCTCCGACGCCAAATCCGAGGGTCGCGAGACCGTCGAGGACGCTCAGACCGTGCGCATCACCGGCAACGTCAGCGCCGACGCCGTCAACAAGATCGCGCCGCAGATCGACGCCAAGGGTCCGGTCCCCGGCACCGCGTGGGTCACCGAGGACGGCAATCACGAGCTGATGCAGGCGCGGCTGGAGCCCAGCCCCGGCAACAGCGTGACGATGACGCTGTCGAAGTGGGGCGAACCGGTCACCGTCGACAAACCGGCGGTGTGA
- a CDS encoding ABC transporter substrate-binding protein has protein sequence MDILRVGVIGGRPPLCDDGSGLDIDLMTAIAEKLGDSVEFVVAGSPGDVADGLASGALACAAGLAAAPERERAVAFAPPYLITGHALAVDTERHRDVGSVGDLRGLTLGVQAGGTAASLAGELVAQGRAGTVVTYGDGGVRAALSALSAGECDAVLELAPVLGALARQFDGVEVVETGLSTEHVGVAVAEHDQQLLSRIAVAQSELEADGTLQRLRRRWLGNPYSDQGLGVV, from the coding sequence ATGGACATCCTGAGGGTGGGCGTCATCGGCGGACGTCCGCCGCTGTGCGACGACGGCAGCGGCCTCGACATCGACCTGATGACGGCGATCGCCGAGAAGCTGGGGGACTCGGTCGAGTTCGTCGTCGCCGGATCTCCCGGCGACGTCGCCGACGGACTGGCCTCCGGCGCCCTCGCGTGCGCCGCGGGACTGGCCGCCGCCCCCGAGCGCGAACGCGCGGTCGCCTTCGCGCCGCCCTACCTCATCACCGGCCACGCGCTGGCCGTCGACACCGAACGGCACCGCGACGTCGGATCGGTCGGTGATCTGCGCGGCCTGACCCTCGGCGTTCAGGCAGGCGGCACCGCGGCATCGCTGGCCGGCGAGCTCGTCGCCCAGGGCAGAGCCGGGACCGTCGTGACGTACGGCGACGGCGGCGTCCGCGCGGCGCTGTCGGCCCTGTCCGCCGGAGAATGCGACGCCGTCCTGGAGCTCGCGCCGGTACTCGGGGCGCTGGCAAGGCAATTCGACGGCGTCGAGGTGGTCGAGACGGGGCTGTCCACCGAGCACGTCGGTGTCGCCGTCGCCGAGCACGACCAGCAGCTGCTGAGCCGCATCGCCGTCGCGCAGTCGGAACTGGAAGCCGACGGCACCCTGCAGCGTCTGCGCCGCAGGTGGCTGGGGAACCCCTATTCCGACCAGGGGCTCGGCGTGGTGTGA
- the uvrC gene encoding excinuclease ABC subunit UvrC, whose protein sequence is MPDPATYRPAPGSIPVEPGVYRFRDPHGRVIYVGKAKSLRSRLNSYFADLSGLAPRTRQMVMTAAGVEWTVVNTEVEALQLEYNWIKEFDPRFNIRYRDDKSYPVLAVTLNEEYPRLKVYRGPRRKGVRYFGPYSHAWAIRETLDLLTRVFPARTCSNGVFKRHSQIGRPCLLGYIDKCSAPCVGRVSAEEHRRIVGDFCDFLAGKTDRLIRQMEQQMNAAAEDLDFERAARLRDNIGAMRRAMEKQTVVFGDGTDADVVAFADDDLEAAVQVFHVRGGRVRGQRGWIIEKSGEPGESTQEYLVEQFLTQFYGDQAALGGAADDGGDEATNPVPRQVLVPVLPETAEELETWLCQLRGSRVKLRVPQRGDKRALAETVQRNAANALTQHKLKRAGDFTARSAALQSIQDALGLQDAPLRIECVDISHVQGTDVVASLVVFEDGLPRKSDYRHYAIREAAGGGRSDDVASIAEVTRRRFYRHLRDTQQPGDMMAVSDVAAGAAPEGRPRKFAYPPNLFVVDGGAPQVNAAAAVLEELGVTDVAVIGLAKRLEEVWVPSEPDPVIMPRNSDGLYLLQRVRDEAHRFAITYHRSKRSKRMTASALDSVRGLGEHRRKALVTHFGSLARLKQASVEEITSVPGIGEATARAVLEALGAPVEPAEEAPSVSEAPAAVIGNDQNRASG, encoded by the coding sequence GTGCCCGATCCAGCGACGTACCGACCCGCTCCCGGGTCCATCCCCGTCGAACCGGGCGTCTACCGTTTCCGCGACCCGCACGGCCGCGTGATCTACGTCGGCAAGGCCAAGAGCCTGCGCAGCCGGCTCAACTCCTACTTCGCCGATCTGTCGGGCCTGGCGCCGCGCACCCGGCAGATGGTCATGACCGCCGCCGGCGTGGAGTGGACGGTCGTCAACACCGAAGTCGAGGCGCTGCAACTCGAGTACAACTGGATCAAGGAGTTCGACCCGCGGTTCAACATCCGCTACCGCGACGACAAGTCCTACCCGGTGCTGGCGGTCACCCTCAACGAGGAGTACCCGCGGCTCAAGGTCTACCGCGGCCCGCGCCGCAAAGGGGTGCGCTACTTCGGTCCGTACTCGCACGCGTGGGCGATCCGCGAGACCCTCGACCTGCTGACCCGGGTGTTCCCGGCACGCACCTGCTCGAACGGAGTCTTCAAGCGGCACAGTCAAATCGGCCGTCCGTGCCTGCTGGGCTACATCGACAAGTGCTCGGCCCCGTGCGTCGGGCGGGTCAGCGCCGAGGAGCACCGACGCATCGTGGGCGACTTCTGCGACTTCCTGGCGGGCAAGACCGATCGGCTGATCCGCCAGATGGAACAGCAGATGAACGCCGCGGCCGAGGACCTCGACTTCGAGCGGGCCGCCCGGCTACGGGACAACATCGGCGCGATGCGCCGGGCGATGGAGAAGCAGACGGTCGTCTTCGGTGACGGCACCGACGCCGACGTGGTGGCGTTCGCCGACGACGACCTCGAAGCGGCGGTCCAGGTGTTCCACGTCCGGGGCGGCCGGGTGCGCGGTCAGCGAGGCTGGATCATCGAAAAGTCCGGCGAACCAGGTGAGTCCACCCAGGAATACCTCGTCGAACAGTTCCTGACCCAGTTCTACGGCGACCAGGCCGCCCTCGGCGGCGCGGCCGACGACGGCGGCGACGAAGCGACCAACCCGGTGCCCAGGCAGGTCCTGGTCCCGGTGCTGCCGGAAACCGCCGAGGAGCTGGAGACCTGGCTGTGCCAGCTGCGCGGCTCACGGGTGAAGCTGCGGGTCCCTCAGCGCGGCGACAAGCGGGCCCTCGCCGAAACGGTGCAGCGCAACGCGGCCAACGCGCTCACCCAGCACAAACTCAAGCGGGCCGGTGATTTCACCGCCAGAAGCGCTGCGCTGCAGAGTATTCAGGACGCCCTGGGTCTCCAGGACGCGCCGTTGCGCATCGAGTGCGTGGACATCAGCCACGTGCAGGGCACCGACGTGGTGGCCTCGCTGGTGGTGTTCGAGGACGGCCTGCCGCGCAAGTCCGACTACCGCCATTACGCGATCCGCGAGGCCGCCGGCGGCGGTCGCTCCGACGACGTCGCCTCGATCGCGGAGGTGACCCGAAGGCGCTTCTACCGCCATCTGCGCGACACCCAGCAGCCCGGCGACATGATGGCCGTGTCCGATGTCGCCGCCGGGGCGGCTCCAGAAGGCCGGCCGCGCAAGTTCGCCTACCCGCCCAACCTCTTCGTGGTCGACGGCGGCGCGCCTCAGGTCAACGCGGCGGCCGCGGTGCTCGAGGAGCTCGGCGTCACCGACGTCGCGGTGATCGGGCTGGCGAAGCGGCTGGAGGAGGTGTGGGTGCCGTCCGAGCCGGACCCGGTGATCATGCCGCGCAACAGCGACGGTCTGTACCTGTTGCAGCGGGTCCGTGACGAGGCGCACCGCTTCGCGATCACCTATCACCGCAGCAAACGGTCCAAGCGGATGACGGCGTCAGCGCTGGACTCGGTGCGAGGGCTCGGCGAGCACCGGCGCAAGGCGCTGGTCACCCACTTCGGCTCGCTGGCCCGGCTGAAGCAGGCCAGCGTCGAAGAGATCACGTCGGTACCCGGCATCGGGGAGGCGACCGCCCGGGCGGTGCTCGAGGCGCTCGGCGCTCCGGTCGAGCCCGCGGAAGAGGCGCCGTCCGTTTCGGAAGCGCCCGCTGCGGTTATCGGCAATGATCAGAACAGGGCATCGGGATGA
- a CDS encoding riboflavin synthase → MFTGIVEELGEVVGKESLGDAARLVIRGPIVTSDAGHGDSIAVNGVCLTVVDVLADGSFSADVMDETLNRSSLRGIDVGARVNLERAAAISSRLGGHIVQGHVDGTGHVISRTPSEHWTVVRIALPPALSRYVVLKGSITVDGVSLTVSGLGPDWFEVSLIPTTLDMTTLGRAEVGAHVNLEVDVIAKYVERLLRSSDDSAGL, encoded by the coding sequence GTGTTCACCGGAATCGTCGAAGAGCTGGGCGAAGTGGTCGGCAAGGAGAGCCTCGGTGACGCGGCGCGGCTGGTCATCCGCGGTCCGATCGTCACCTCGGACGCCGGGCACGGCGATTCCATCGCCGTCAACGGGGTGTGCCTGACGGTCGTCGACGTGCTCGCCGACGGCTCCTTCTCCGCGGATGTGATGGACGAGACGCTGAACCGGTCGAGCCTGCGCGGCATCGATGTGGGCGCGCGCGTGAACCTCGAGCGGGCCGCGGCGATCAGCAGCAGGCTCGGCGGGCACATCGTGCAGGGCCACGTGGACGGCACCGGGCACGTGATCTCGCGCACACCGTCGGAGCACTGGACCGTCGTCCGGATCGCACTGCCGCCGGCGCTGTCCCGCTACGTCGTGCTCAAGGGTTCGATCACCGTCGACGGTGTGTCGCTGACGGTGTCGGGCCTGGGCCCCGACTGGTTCGAGGTGTCGCTGATCCCGACCACCCTCGACATGACCACGCTGGGTCGAGCCGAGGTGGGAGCTCACGTCAACCTCGAGGTGGACGTCATCGCCAAGTACGTCGAGCGGCTGCTGCGCTCCTCCGACGACTCGGCAGGCCTGTAG
- the yvcK gene encoding uridine diphosphate-N-acetylglucosamine-binding protein YvcK translates to MNQRIVALGGGHGLYATLSAARRITPHVTAVVTVADDGGSSGRLRSELDVVPPGDLRMALAALASDSPHGRLWATIIQHRFGGSGALAGHPIGNLMLAGLNELLADPVAALDELGRILGVKGRVLPMCPMGLSIEADVVGLDSDPRVSRAIRGQVAIATTVGKVRRVRLLPGDPPATHQAIDAIMNADLVVLGPGSWFTSVIPHVLVPQLGAALRATTARRALVLNLVAEPGETAGFSVERHIHVLAQHAPDFTVHDIIVDSARVPSDREREQLRRTATILDAAVQFADVSRPGTPLHDPARLAAALEGVLRRGIAPTGTAQAIPPTVPTPTVNGPRGDDPWR, encoded by the coding sequence ATGAATCAGCGCATCGTCGCCCTCGGCGGAGGCCACGGGCTCTACGCCACACTGTCGGCAGCACGCCGGATCACCCCGCACGTCACCGCCGTGGTCACCGTCGCCGACGACGGCGGATCATCGGGCCGGCTGCGCAGCGAGCTGGACGTCGTCCCGCCGGGTGACCTGCGAATGGCGTTGGCGGCGTTGGCTTCCGACAGTCCGCACGGCCGGTTGTGGGCGACCATCATCCAGCACCGCTTCGGCGGCAGCGGCGCGCTGGCAGGCCATCCCATCGGCAACCTGATGCTCGCGGGGCTGAACGAGCTGCTCGCCGACCCGGTGGCCGCACTCGACGAGCTGGGCCGGATCCTCGGGGTCAAGGGTCGCGTGCTGCCCATGTGCCCGATGGGACTGTCCATCGAGGCCGACGTCGTGGGGCTGGACTCCGATCCGCGGGTGAGCCGGGCGATCCGCGGTCAGGTGGCGATCGCCACCACCGTGGGCAAGGTGCGCAGGGTGCGGCTGCTACCGGGCGATCCGCCGGCCACGCACCAGGCCATCGACGCGATCATGAACGCCGACCTCGTGGTCCTCGGGCCCGGCTCGTGGTTCACCAGTGTGATCCCGCACGTGCTGGTGCCGCAGCTCGGCGCGGCGCTGCGGGCGACGACGGCGCGGCGCGCTCTGGTGCTCAACCTGGTGGCGGAGCCGGGCGAGACGGCGGGCTTCTCCGTCGAGCGTCACATCCACGTGCTCGCGCAGCACGCGCCGGACTTCACCGTGCACGACATCATCGTCGACTCGGCCAGGGTGCCCAGTGACCGCGAGCGCGAGCAGTTGCGCCGCACCGCCACCATTCTCGATGCTGCGGTTCAGTTTGCTGACGTGTCCAGACCTGGTACACCTTTACATGACCCGGCGAGGTTGGCCGCGGCATTGGAGGGGGTTCTCCGGCGCGGCATCGCGCCCACCGGCACAGCGCAGGCCATACCGCCGACTGTGCCGACACCGACAGTCAACGGACCGAGAGGTGACGACCCGTGGCGATGA
- the ribH gene encoding 6,7-dimethyl-8-ribityllumazine synthase produces the protein MSPAAGVPELPELDAAGVKLGIVASTWHETICDALLEGARRTAADAGISDPTVVRVLGAIEIPVVAQALAKTHDAVVALGVVIRGETPHFDYVCDAVTQGLTRVSLDASTPVANGVLTTNTEHQALDRSGLPGSAEDKGAQAAAAALSTALTLRQLRS, from the coding sequence ATGAGCCCTGCCGCAGGCGTGCCGGAGTTGCCCGAGCTCGACGCCGCAGGGGTGAAGCTCGGCATCGTCGCGAGCACGTGGCACGAGACGATCTGCGACGCCCTGCTCGAGGGAGCCCGCAGGACGGCCGCCGACGCCGGGATCAGCGACCCGACCGTGGTGCGGGTGCTGGGGGCCATCGAGATCCCGGTGGTGGCCCAGGCACTCGCGAAGACGCACGACGCCGTGGTGGCGCTGGGTGTCGTGATCCGCGGCGAGACACCGCATTTCGATTACGTCTGCGACGCCGTCACCCAGGGTCTGACCCGCGTGTCGCTCGATGCGTCCACGCCCGTGGCCAACGGTGTGCTGACCACCAACACCGAACACCAGGCACTGGATCGTTCCGGGCTGCCGGGTTCGGCCGAGGACAAGGGGGCGCAGGCGGCGGCCGCGGCGCTGTCCACGGCGCTGACGCTGCGTCAGCTCCGATCATGA
- a CDS encoding bifunctional 3,4-dihydroxy-2-butanone-4-phosphate synthase/GTP cyclohydrolase II — translation MTRLDSVERAVADIAAGKAVVVIDDEDRENEGDLIFAAEKATPELVAFMVRYTSGYLCVPLSGEICDRLGLLPMYAVNQDKHGTAYTVTVDARNGVGTGISASDRATTMRLLADPTAVADDFTKPGHVVPLRAKDGGVLRRPGHTEAAVDLARMAGLQPAGTICEIVSQKDEGAMAQTDELRIFADEHDLALISIADLIEWRRKHEKHIERVAEARIPTRHGEFRAVGYTSIYEDVEHVALVKGDIAGPHGDGHDVLVRVHSECLTGDVFGSRRCDCGPQLDAALAMVAREGRGVVLYMRGHEGRGIGLMHKLQAYQLQDAGDDTVDANLKLGLPADARDYGTGAQILVDLGVRSMRLLTNNPAKRVGLDGYGLHIIERVPLPVRANAENIRYLMTKRDRMGHDLVGLEDYDEALPGEFGGAV, via the coding sequence ATGACGAGGCTGGATTCGGTCGAGCGTGCGGTTGCTGACATCGCCGCAGGCAAGGCCGTGGTCGTCATCGACGACGAAGACCGCGAGAACGAGGGCGACCTGATCTTCGCCGCCGAGAAGGCCACTCCCGAACTCGTCGCTTTCATGGTCCGCTACACCTCGGGCTATCTGTGTGTGCCACTGTCCGGCGAGATCTGCGACCGGCTCGGGCTGCTGCCCATGTATGCGGTCAACCAGGACAAGCACGGCACCGCTTACACCGTCACCGTCGATGCGAGAAACGGTGTGGGAACCGGTATCTCGGCATCGGACCGGGCGACGACCATGCGGTTGCTCGCTGATCCGACCGCCGTGGCCGACGATTTCACCAAGCCCGGCCACGTGGTGCCGCTGCGCGCCAAGGACGGTGGCGTGCTGCGCCGGCCCGGCCATACCGAGGCCGCGGTCGATCTGGCCCGGATGGCGGGCCTGCAGCCCGCGGGCACGATCTGCGAGATCGTCAGCCAGAAGGACGAAGGCGCGATGGCGCAGACCGACGAGCTGCGGATCTTCGCCGACGAACACGACCTCGCGCTGATCTCGATCGCCGACCTGATCGAGTGGCGGCGCAAACACGAGAAGCACATCGAACGCGTCGCCGAGGCCCGCATCCCGACCAGGCACGGCGAGTTCCGGGCCGTCGGCTACACCAGCATCTACGAAGACGTCGAGCACGTCGCGCTGGTCAAGGGCGACATCGCCGGCCCGCACGGCGACGGTCACGACGTGCTGGTCCGGGTGCACTCGGAATGCCTGACCGGTGACGTCTTCGGATCGCGCCGCTGCGACTGCGGCCCGCAGCTCGACGCCGCACTGGCGATGGTGGCCCGCGAGGGCCGCGGTGTCGTGCTCTACATGCGCGGACACGAGGGCCGCGGGATCGGCCTGATGCACAAGCTGCAGGCCTACCAGCTCCAGGACGCCGGCGACGACACCGTCGATGCCAATCTCAAGCTCGGGCTGCCCGCCGACGCCCGCGACTACGGCACCGGCGCGCAGATCCTCGTCGACCTCGGTGTGCGGTCGATGCGGCTGCTCACCAACAACCCGGCCAAGCGGGTCGGCCTGGACGGCTACGGCCTGCACATCATCGAGCGGGTACCGCTGCCGGTGCGCGCCAATGCCGAGAACATCCGCTACCTGATGACCAAGCGTGACCGCATGGGCCACGACCTGGTCGGTCTCGAGGACTACGACGAGGCGCTGCCCGGCGAGTTCGGGGGAGCGGTATGA
- a CDS encoding PH domain-containing protein translates to MSGDRGDWDVEVRPHRTPIFAYGAAALILAAHVAVGLLLKVGSTGVYFRTADQVAIAMLGAVIAGFVCLFARPRLRAGAAGVAVRNLFGYRLFPWSEVVGVSFHPGARWARLDLPDDEYVAVMAIQAVDKARAVESMDEVRAVLARYQVNGVDGRRP, encoded by the coding sequence ATGAGCGGCGACCGCGGGGACTGGGACGTCGAGGTCAGGCCCCACCGGACGCCGATCTTCGCCTACGGCGCCGCGGCGCTGATCCTCGCCGCGCACGTCGCCGTGGGACTGCTCTTGAAGGTCGGGTCCACCGGCGTCTACTTCCGCACCGCGGACCAGGTGGCGATCGCCATGCTGGGCGCGGTGATCGCGGGTTTCGTGTGCCTGTTCGCCAGGCCCCGGCTGCGCGCCGGCGCGGCCGGAGTCGCGGTGCGAAACCTGTTCGGCTACCGCCTCTTTCCGTGGAGTGAGGTCGTCGGGGTGTCGTTTCATCCCGGCGCCCGCTGGGCTCGCCTCGACCTGCCCGACGACGAGTACGTGGCCGTGATGGCGATCCAGGCGGTGGACAAGGCGCGGGCGGTGGAGTCCATGGACGAGGTGCGCGCCGTGCTGGCGCGCTATCAGGTGAACGGGGTCGACGGCCGCCGCCCGTGA
- the whiA gene encoding DNA-binding protein WhiA has product MTAEVKDELSRLVVNSVSARRAEVASLLRFAGGLHIVSGRVVVEAEVDLGIIARRLRKDIYDLYGYNAVVHVLSASGIRKSTRYVVRVAKDGEALARQTGLLDLRGRPVRGLPAQVVGGSVADAEAAWRGAFLAHGSLTEPGRSSALEVSCPGPEAALALVGAARRLGVSAKAREVRGSDRVVVRDGEAIGALLTRMGAQDTRLTWEERRMRREVRATANRLANFDDANLRRSARAAVAAAARVERALEILGDTVPDHLAAAGSLRVAHRQASLEELGRLADPPMTKDAVAGRIRRLLSMADRKAKQDGIPDTESAVTPDLLEDA; this is encoded by the coding sequence ATGACAGCCGAGGTCAAAGACGAGCTCAGCCGCCTGGTGGTCAATTCGGTGAGCGCTCGCCGCGCCGAAGTGGCCTCTCTGCTGCGCTTCGCGGGCGGGCTGCACATCGTGTCGGGCCGGGTGGTGGTCGAGGCCGAGGTCGATCTCGGCATCATCGCCCGCAGGCTGCGCAAGGACATCTACGACCTGTACGGCTACAACGCGGTCGTGCACGTGCTGTCGGCCAGCGGCATCCGCAAGAGCACCCGCTACGTCGTGCGGGTCGCCAAGGACGGTGAGGCCCTGGCGCGCCAGACGGGTCTGCTCGACCTGCGCGGCCGGCCGGTGCGGGGTCTGCCGGCCCAGGTCGTCGGCGGCAGCGTCGCCGACGCGGAGGCGGCCTGGCGCGGAGCGTTCCTGGCGCACGGTTCCCTCACCGAGCCGGGCCGGTCCTCGGCGCTGGAGGTCAGCTGCCCGGGACCGGAGGCCGCGCTCGCGCTCGTCGGCGCGGCCCGGCGGCTGGGGGTCAGCGCCAAGGCCCGCGAGGTGCGCGGGAGCGACCGTGTCGTGGTCCGCGACGGCGAGGCGATCGGGGCGCTGCTGACCCGGATGGGCGCGCAGGACACCCGGCTGACGTGGGAGGAGCGGCGCATGCGCCGCGAGGTCCGCGCCACCGCCAACCGGCTCGCCAACTTCGACGACGCGAACCTGCGCCGTTCGGCGCGTGCGGCGGTGGCCGCCGCCGCACGCGTGGAACGGGCACTGGAGATCCTCGGCGACACGGTGCCCGACCATCTCGCCGCGGCGGGCAGCCTGCGCGTCGCCCACCGCCAGGCCTCGCTCGAGGAACTCGGCCGCCTCGCCGACCCGCCGATGACGAAAGACGCTGTGGCGGGCCGCATCCGGCGGCTGCTGTCGATGGCCGACCGCAAAGCCAAACAGGACGGCATCCCGGACACCGAGTCCGCGGTCACGCCGGATCTGCTCGAGGACGCCTGA